The Acinetobacter chinensis genomic sequence TGATGAAATGTGTAGAGATGGGGTTAAAAATGCATCTCTACATTATTCTTATATTTACTGAGCGGATCAAAAGTCATGATTACTCAGTAATAAAATGAATATTAAAAGTCCTTTCTCTTACACCATATATGGCTCAGGCATGAGGAGTGAAGACTCCGTAAGAGGATAAGGGGATTTATGCTGAATAAATTTGCAGTAACAGCCTTTATTCCACATCCAGATACAAACATTCCTTAATCTCCTCCATCACAATATAACTGTGAGATGAAGCAGACGATGGAAGTTTCTTAAGTAAATCGCCCAATAAGCGACGATACGCGGTCATTTCTTTGAGTCGCGCTTTGACCAGATAATCGAAATCACCTGAGATCAAATGACATTCCTGTACTTCGGGAATTTCCACCAGGTCTTTGGCAACCTGCTCAAAAACATCCCCTGACTTTGCCGATAAACTGATCTCTAAAAATACCAGTAAATTGCGGTCTAAATGCTTTGGATTGAGTCGTGCGTGATAACCCATAATCACACCATCACGTTCAAGACGTTTTACACGTTCGGAGCAGGGCGTGGTGGATAAACTGACTCGGGCAGCCAGTTCGCTGATGGCAATACGCCCCTCATTCTGTAGAATTTCTAAAATCATCCGATCAATACGGTCTAATTTGCGCATGAATATTTTCCTCTTTTTGTTATTTTTTCACGACAAAAGATTAAAACACCTGAATTATAGCGTTAAAAACAGTGAAATAAACTATTTATCCACAAATATACTAGTTAAATAAACTGTTATGTGTGTAAAGGATAAGAAATGCGTGTAATCGTATTGGGTAGTGGTGTGATTGGTGTAGCTAGTGCATATTACCTCGCGCAGCAGGGAGCAGAAGTTACAGTTTTAGATCGTCAGGCAGGACCAGCTGAAGAAACCAGCTTTGGTAATGCAGGGCAAATTTCTCCTGGATACTCGACACCGTGGGCTGCTCCGGGTATTCCATTCAAAGCCGTGAAATGGATGTTTCAGCATCATGCACCGCTGGCAATCAATATTGATGGCAGCATGTGGCAACTGCAGTGGATGGCGCAAATGCTGAAAAACTGCAATGCAGAAAGCTATGCCATCAACAAAGAACGTATGACCCGTGTTGCAGAATACAGCCGTGATTGTTTACGTGAGCTACGTAAAGATACAGGCATCAGTTATGAAAACCGTTCAAAAGGAACACTACAGGTTTTCCGTAACGAAGCACAACTTGAAATGGTGCAACGAGATATTGCGGTACTTCAGGAGTGTGGTGTTCCACATGAATTACTCCTCAAAGATGATTTAGCCAAAGTTGAACCAGCACTTGAACATGCAAAAGATAAACTGGTTGGTGGTTTACATTTACCCAATGATGAAACAGGTGACTGCTACTTATTTACCAATGCCTTGGCAAACCTGGCTAAAGATTTAGGCGTTGAGTTTAAATTCAACCAGAATGTAGAAAAATTAGTGGTTGAAGTTGATGAAATTAAAGGTGTCGTGGTCAATGGTGAAGTTCTGACAGCAGACCGTTATGTACTGGCTTTTGGTAGCTATTCCCGTGACTTCTTAAAACCACTTGAATTGAACTTACCTGTTTATCCAGTCAAAGGCTATTCACTGACGATTCCTATCGTCGATGCAAACTATGCACCACAATCAACTGTATTAGACGAAACCTACAAAATTGCGATTACTCGATTTGATCAGCGTATCCGTGTTGGTGGTATGGCTGAACTGAGTGGTTTTAATCACGGCTTAAATACAGATCGTCGCGGTACACTTGAAATGGTCACACAGGATTTATTCCCAGGTGGTGATTTGGCTCAGGCTTCATTCTGGACAGGTTTACGTCCTATGACCCCAGACAGTACGCCAATTATCGGTGCGACACGCTTTAAAAATCTGTTCCTGAATACAGGTCATGGCACGCTCGGTTGGACGATGGCATGTGGTTCAGGAAAATTGATCAGTGATCTAGTCCTGAATCATAAAACTGACATCAGCACAGAAGGTTTATCAATCAAACGCTATCCACACGCTGCGTAATTGATATTCGCGACAACCATTTACTTATTCAGGGACGAATAAAATGCCTAGACCGATTTGTGCAGTGATTCATCAGGATGCACTGCAACATAACCTGAATATTGCCAGGCAATATGCACCACAAAGCAAAGTATTCGCTGTGGTGAAAGCCAATGCCTATGGACATGGTGTTGAACGTGTTTATGAGGCATTTAAATCGGCTGATGGTTTTGCATTACTGGATTTGGATGAAGCCAAACGACTTAGACAGTTGGGTTGGACAGGTGAAATTCTGCTTTTGGAAGGTATTTTTTCAGCGCAGGATTTACAGGTCTGTCTGGATTTAAATCTCAGTTTTACCATTCACAGTACACATCAGATTCAGTGGTTGGCTGAATTTTCACAGCCTGCAAAGTTTGATGTTTACCTGAAAATGAACAGTGGGATGAACCGTTTAGGCTTTCCACCTGAACAATACCGTGCTGCATGGGAAAAGCTCAATCAACTCAGCAATATCAAATCCATTACCCACATGATGCATTTTTCGGATGCAGATGGTGAGCGTCTGGGGCAGTCAGGTATTGATTATCAATATGGCGTGTTTGAAGAAACTATTCGTGATCTTCCAGGAGATCGTACAGTATCCAACAGTGCTGCTATTTTAAGACATTCCCAACAGCTTCTTTCAAATACTGTGCGTAGTGGCATCATGCTCTATGGCAGTTCGCCAGATTTCCCTACCCATTCCATTCAGGACTGGAATCTCAAACCGACCATGAGCTTACGCAGTGAAATTCTTGCAATTCAGGAGATTCAAGCGGAGCAAACCGTGGGCTATGGCTCTAAATTCACTGCAACAGAAACCATGAAAATTGGCATCGTGGCATGTGGTTATGCAGATGGTTATCAACGTATTTCCATAGATGCCCCGATTTTAGTCAATGATGTTCTGACTAAAACCATTGGTCGCGTCAGCATGGATATGCTGGCTGTGGATTTAACTCATATCCCTACAGCCGAAGTCGGCAGTGAAGTGGTGTTGTGGGGCAAATCTTCAAATGGCGTGGTGTTGCCTGTTGATGATGTGGCGGCAAGTTCAGGCACAGTGGGTTATGAACTGATATGTGGTGTGACTGCACGTGTCCCGTTCATGCTTGAAAATTAAAGTTTAAAAATACGTATTGAGAATGCATTTTTTAGTAAATCATTAATTGAAAATAAGGAAGTAACAATGACTCAGCATCACGATATTCAAAATATCAACCCAACTCAGGTGATGAGTGCTGCAACAGTATTTAACAAAGTGGTCTATCTGTCAGGACAGGTGCCTAAAAATACCGATGCTGATATTACAGGGCAGACTTTGGATGTTTTAGCAACAATTGATCAGTTGTTGGCTTCAGTAGGGACAGATAAGACTCGCTTACTGTCTGCACATGTATATATTAAGAACCTTTCTGATTTCCAGATCTTTAATACCGTCTGGATTGATTGGCTGAAAGATTGTGTAACGCCTGCGCGTGCAACGATTCAGGCAGATCTGGTTAATCCAGACTGGTTGATTGAAATTGCAGTCACGGCAGCGCAGGCTTAATTTTTTGTAAATATAATTCGACTCAGCGCTATGTCACCCATATTGCTGAGTTGGTCTGGATCAAACACAGGAACGAGGATGTTCTGACGCCAAAAGCGGGTTTGACCTTAAAAATGTCGAAAAGGATATTTTATGACAACTTCAAGCCATTCAGATGACGCACAATCGTCGCCACATGAGCTACAACGAAAACTTTCCAACCGTCATTTGCAGTTGATTGCGATTGGTGGCGCGATTGGAACAGGTCTGTTTATGGGATCTGGGAAAACCATCTCTCTTGCAGGTCCATCTATTCTGATTATTTACATGATCATTGGTGCAATGTTCTTTTTCCTGATGCGCGCATTGGGTGAAATTCTACTTTCAAATCTCCACTACAAATCATTTATTGATATGGCACATGACCTGATTGGTCCTGCTGCTGGTTATTATATTGGCTGGTCATACTGGCTCGGCTGGATTCTGGTCGGGATTGCTGACCTTGCCGCCATTATTAATTATCTGAATTTCTGGCTACCTGAGGGAACGGCATTTACCCCCATAGGACAAGCCATGATCAGTGCGGGCTGTGTTTTACTGGTTCTGGGTATTAACTTACTGACCGTTAAACTGTTCGGTGAAATCGAATTCTGGTTTGCCTTGATCAAAATTCTCGCCATTATTGGTTTGATTCTGATTGGTGGTTTTATGGTGTTCAGCCATTTTCAGGCGCCAAGTGGTTCGTATGCAAGTTTCAGCAATGTCTGGTCGCATGGTGGCATGTTCCCGAAAGGTGGCAGTGGTTTCCTCGCTGGTTTCCAGATCGCTTTATTCGCCTTTGTTGGGGTTGAACTGATCGGGACTATGGCAGCTGAAACCAAAGATCCTGAGAAAAACCTGCCTAAAGCAGTCAATGCGATCCCTACACGCATTATTTTGTTCTATGTCTTAGCATTATTTATCGTGATGTCTGTGACGCCGTGGAATCAGATTCCTGCTGATCAAAGTCCATTCGTGACTCTGTTTATGCATGCAGGTATTGCTTCAGCTGCGATTATCATGAATCTGGTGGTGCTGTCTTCAGTCATGTCGTCAATGAACAGCGGTGTGTTCTCGACCAGTCGTATGCTTTTCGGTCTGGCAAAAGAAGGTCAGGCGCCTGAAAAATTAGCGGAATTATCTAAACGTGCTGTTCCTGCAAAAGGCTTGTTGTTCTCCTGCAGCTTCATTATGGCTGGTGCGGCATTGCAGTATTTTGTGCCAAATACACTTGAAGCATTCACTTTGGCAACCTCATTGTGCGTGATTTTATTTATCAGTATCTGGAGCATAATCATGGTGTGCTATATCCGCTATCGTAAATTGCGTCCTGAACTGCATGAAAAATCA encodes the following:
- a CDS encoding Lrp/AsnC ligand binding domain-containing protein, whose product is MRKLDRIDRMILEILQNEGRIAISELAARVSLSTTPCSERVKRLERDGVIMGYHARLNPKHLDRNLLVFLEISLSAKSGDVFEQVAKDLVEIPEVQECHLISGDFDYLVKARLKEMTAYRRLLGDLLKKLPSSASSHSYIVMEEIKECLYLDVE
- a CDS encoding D-amino acid dehydrogenase, whose translation is MRVIVLGSGVIGVASAYYLAQQGAEVTVLDRQAGPAEETSFGNAGQISPGYSTPWAAPGIPFKAVKWMFQHHAPLAINIDGSMWQLQWMAQMLKNCNAESYAINKERMTRVAEYSRDCLRELRKDTGISYENRSKGTLQVFRNEAQLEMVQRDIAVLQECGVPHELLLKDDLAKVEPALEHAKDKLVGGLHLPNDETGDCYLFTNALANLAKDLGVEFKFNQNVEKLVVEVDEIKGVVVNGEVLTADRYVLAFGSYSRDFLKPLELNLPVYPVKGYSLTIPIVDANYAPQSTVLDETYKIAITRFDQRIRVGGMAELSGFNHGLNTDRRGTLEMVTQDLFPGGDLAQASFWTGLRPMTPDSTPIIGATRFKNLFLNTGHGTLGWTMACGSGKLISDLVLNHKTDISTEGLSIKRYPHAA
- the alr gene encoding alanine racemase; translated protein: MPRPICAVIHQDALQHNLNIARQYAPQSKVFAVVKANAYGHGVERVYEAFKSADGFALLDLDEAKRLRQLGWTGEILLLEGIFSAQDLQVCLDLNLSFTIHSTHQIQWLAEFSQPAKFDVYLKMNSGMNRLGFPPEQYRAAWEKLNQLSNIKSITHMMHFSDADGERLGQSGIDYQYGVFEETIRDLPGDRTVSNSAAILRHSQQLLSNTVRSGIMLYGSSPDFPTHSIQDWNLKPTMSLRSEILAIQEIQAEQTVGYGSKFTATETMKIGIVACGYADGYQRISIDAPILVNDVLTKTIGRVSMDMLAVDLTHIPTAEVGSEVVLWGKSSNGVVLPVDDVAASSGTVGYELICGVTARVPFMLEN
- a CDS encoding RidA family protein; translated protein: MTQHHDIQNINPTQVMSAATVFNKVVYLSGQVPKNTDADITGQTLDVLATIDQLLASVGTDKTRLLSAHVYIKNLSDFQIFNTVWIDWLKDCVTPARATIQADLVNPDWLIEIAVTAAQA
- a CDS encoding amino acid permease translates to MTTSSHSDDAQSSPHELQRKLSNRHLQLIAIGGAIGTGLFMGSGKTISLAGPSILIIYMIIGAMFFFLMRALGEILLSNLHYKSFIDMAHDLIGPAAGYYIGWSYWLGWILVGIADLAAIINYLNFWLPEGTAFTPIGQAMISAGCVLLVLGINLLTVKLFGEIEFWFALIKILAIIGLILIGGFMVFSHFQAPSGSYASFSNVWSHGGMFPKGGSGFLAGFQIALFAFVGVELIGTMAAETKDPEKNLPKAVNAIPTRIILFYVLALFIVMSVTPWNQIPADQSPFVTLFMHAGIASAAIIMNLVVLSSVMSSMNSGVFSTSRMLFGLAKEGQAPEKLAELSKRAVPAKGLLFSCSFIMAGAALQYFVPNTLEAFTLATSLCVILFISIWSIIMVCYIRYRKLRPELHEKSNFKMPGGVWMSYVVLIFLAFTLVILSLEPDTLRALMISPLWVIILAVTYQLLYKPRMKKRNKLQ